In the genome of Acanthopagrus latus isolate v.2019 chromosome 17, fAcaLat1.1, whole genome shotgun sequence, the window gttgtgaaaATCAAtcccaaatatcagttttcagtctccttgatttctaacaATCGGCATCAGTATCGGCCTTGAAAAAAGCCATATCGTTCGACCCCTAATAGAAATACAGGCGTCCCAAATGTCTTTAGTCATCAGTGGATATGAGCAGAATGATGTACAggtgtttttttccagttagTTTACATCAGCAAATTTCAGTTGTCTCGCATTGAGTTCATGTGTGTGGATTTTGACTGTGTGAATGTtgacagaataataataataacccaCAGGATAATGTTCTCTACACAGAGGGGTGAATCAGTCCGTCTGATTGGCTGTACAGAGCAGGGCTGCTCTTCACAGTGTCCGAGAGTTAATGTGCATGATATGTGATTAAAGCTCCTTCTCTTATTCATGGAAATAGAGATGAAATCTATCAGTTTTGTCTTCCTTCACAGGAAGACACATTGTGGTCACCGTGCTGCTAAGCAACGAGATAGAGAGATATGAAGTCGGATTATTTGGCTGATGTTAAGAGCTCCGCACAATTTGGCAGTGTTCTCTGAAGACGCACACACATCGACACACATGGCAGCCTTGTCAatttactctccttcctgtctaATTAGTTGAAATCAGATTAAGCGGAGTCGGTTGGTGCATGTGACAGACATAGTGGGCGCCACGGCTGCTTTTATCACGGGAGATTGATCGAAGCCTCTTTACAGCTGTGAAGGccagatgtgtttattttttggtcTGTTCTTAttaatgagagaaagaaagttcAGAGTGATGAAGATAATCTTCGATGGAGTTTCTGTTGTGTTAATGAAGGCGAttcttctcttgtttgttttgtcttctgtgcATTTGTTTAAATCTGCATTAGTGCGTCTCCGTCTGTGACATCATTCAAGTCTGAGatcagcaacaaagagagaagtaTATCACTGTGGATACTTAAAGGGACTCTATGTAACATTTTGTATTGATTCATATGTATAAGTAACTTTATTATAATAAAGTATAGCATATGTGAGCCTGTTGacaatttgttttttagtgCTGCTGGTCTGTGGATTTCTCTGCAGAGAACTCAGACTTTCCACGATAGTACAAAGGATGCAGCTTCTTGCATGTTCTTTACTccgtgcctctctctgctccattaacagagagcaacagtaggTGACTTTTGTTTAGCACCACCGCCTGTTAATATGAAATAATGAgtggcttccagcacaacacaccCGTcaacagagcccctttaaatgtcagtgtaagaaaatgtgtgtatgtccCTCGCACATTTCAAAGGAAGCTCACTTCCATGAAGTTGGGACtcagatttaaaacaaagaatggTAAATGCATATCCTGACTTTTTAGAATACGTCAACCTCTGAAAAGTCAGGATCCTACAAATCTCACAATGCAGCCAGCAGGATCTTGTCACAAGACCATCCTAAATGCTTATAAAGCTCCTTGCAGTCTATAAGTTGAGATAAGAATAAACCCCGGTGACATCCTCTTTACTACGTTCTCTATGCATAAATTTGGTGAAGTTGCCGTTTATGCTACAGGTCCAGTAGCTGATCCTTATATCAGTATGTGCACCCTTTTCCATGTTCAGGTTTTCGGTGAAGACTCTGCTGGACCGCTCCTGTTTTGAGACGATAGATGACTCATCTCCAGAGTTCGTTAACTTCGTTTCCATCCTGGAGCACATCCTCAGTCATCGACTCAAAGGTAAAAACAACCCTATTCTCATCCTCACGCATACATGCAGATGCATAACCGgcaaaaaaatgactttaaacaCGTGTGATATTAAAACAGCAGAATGCAATACTAGTTTTAGGAAGTTGGGGTGATGTGTCTTTTTACCGCTGACCCATCAGGACCCAGACATGCAAAATTTGAATGTGAAATTACAATGACTCATCTCTTAAGGCCACAAGTTTAGATAGCTGCTGTCATCTCATTTCCCTTTATTGAGATTAGTGTCGGTATACGGACACTGGTGGAAAGTATTCCTAGTGTCATACACAGTGTTTTCCTATTtgtaaactacagactgaaacCAGGCCTGacctgtctttgtcttccacCTAACAACCACTAAATGAAATTAAGTCCAATGAGTGCACCATTAATATCACTTAGGAGTAATTTCTGGTTAACAAATACCTTCACGAGCACTATAAATGCTTGTaaaaacttctgttttttttctcttctctttccgtCAGGTCAGACAACTTGGTTTGGCTATGAGAGCCCTCGGAGTTTCTGGGATTACATAAAAACGGCCTGCAGTAAAGTCCCTCATAACTGCATCCGCAGCATCGAGAGCATGGAGAACGTGCGATCATCGCGAGCCAAAGTGAGGATAAAACTGTCCAGGGTTCAGAGTTAATTAGTGTAGGCGgcaaggaggaagaaaaattGTTGAAGGCCAACAGAGCattgaaattaaaacagaaaagttagTTTTGCTTTGAGTCCAAACGTATTCTGAGCTacagcacacagacatacacacaatgtaccatcatgcattgtggTTTTAGCTTGTTGTGTTTTATCCTATTATTGCTTCACAATAGAGCAAAGGgagcaaagtaaaaaaaatgttaagaaaacaCATGCTCATAAAATGTGACTGAGTCTTCCCCCGAGGGCAAGAGAGCAAACAAGCGGAACTAATATTGTTCTGCAGTCAGGCTGTAGGTGAGAAAAAAGACTTCagtctcactcacacacagacacacacacacgcgttcAGGTCATGAACTCAGCTTTTCAGTTttaacagaatcagaatcagctttttTCATGTGCACACATAAAAGGAATCAGACTTCTTGACAAGAACAGAACAAGGACCTCATAATTTCAATAAAGTTTATCAATTCCATTGACtctattttttaattaatacacatttcattattgccattttttcatatatttttgtCACCCCTGCCCTTGAGGCCACTTTCCTTAAttgatacattttgtgttttgattggctTTAAATTATTCCAGTCACTTGATGATAAAATATTACATTGTcgttatttgttttactttttgaatTCTGCACTCAGGTTTCATTTGTAAACTAGATTTTAAATGCAATGTGAATTCCTGAATAGGTATATACAGTAAAAATACTTAATTTTTGATTTCATGACCATTTCTGTCTCTATTtttcaattcagttcagttagcatttagctcaaagcccCACTGTGCCTATGTATAGTTTCACAGGGCAGCTATCAGGGCTGCAGACTCTCCTGTTATTATCCTGAATGTCCTGTGTTGCCGGTTGTCTATTTATGTGATATAAGCTTCCACTCAGTTCAGTGACACTGgcatctctctctgcagggcagGGCGTGGATCAGAGTGGTCCTGATGGAGAAAAGATTATCGGAGTACATCTCATCTGCACTGAGGGACTTCAAAATGACCAGGTCTTTAATGTTGTTCATACACTCTGCATACAGTTTCCTGCTCAACCAAATCAAATCAGGTGCATGTAGGATTGGTCTGTCTCCAGCATTAGTGTGCTGCAGGATACATTTACATCTTCTTACGTACTTACtgcacatctgcagctgcacctgTCTGCCCCACTTTGTATTTAATTCCCAGTCATTTGATTTGTGGAGGAGTGTGAGCTGAATGCATAATAACGTACGCACATGTTTGTGTATGACTGGAGGAGGTTTTACGAAGACGGAGCGATCATGCTGGGAGAGGAGGCGGGGCTGCTGGCAGACACACTCATCGGACTCAACACCATCGACTTCAGGTGCCCTTTACCTTCCGCTGTTTCTAACTGTTGTTCTTCAGTCCTGCTTTCTCTCCCCGTTGcaaagccagtgtttggttttctCTGCACGAAGTGGATTTGGGCAAAGTAGAATCAGAAATGTAACAATCTCTTTAACAGTTTAGCGGATCAGCCGAGAGGCTTTCATCTTAATAGAGTCGAGAATTCGAATGCGGAAGGAATGAGAAGCCGCTTCTCctcactgatggaaaacattAGATGAAATAGTGAAGAATATATAGAACCTAGATGAAATACctgaaataacagattttttaGACTTTGGCTGACGCCACGTGAcatcatttttcagtgtttcagactAACGCATCTGCAGCTCAGTTGTAAGGTTGAGTAAATTACAGTGATGCGGGCTGGTGGTCATCATTTTCTAAAggttttttaaagcaacataagGCAACTACTAGAGATATGAGACCAGAGAGTTGACACAGGTGCATCACTTGCTAACTCTGGAGAATTATGTGATGGGTCAAGAGAGAATGTCCtcaaataataaatcacataCCCAACAccgggaagctcctcagtggtgGATTAAACACACTAAATGGGACATTTGCTGAACAATACATCGTCCTCAAATACAAACATCAAGTAGattcaacatttctgtctttctgtcaaaAACAAACGTGTCCTCACTAAGTTGGGACAAATGTGACTGTATTTACTGCAACGTGTTGATACTGTCTCAGGTGAGAAAAGTAGAAGCTGTTGTTGGGTTCACGTCACTAGTTTGGACGTTCTATGACAATGGACATTTGTGGACAAACGTGAAAGGTGCTCAGGTGAAATTAACCATTCACGGCACTTCCCTTAaaagttttcatgtttgattgtgTTACAACATTGAATGTGAacaacaaattgttttttggggggactCAGGCAGAAAAAGACCCTTTAAAGTCTctacaaaatgaaaattgattAAGAATGTAAGGTGCGACGCAAATCATACTTGTTGCAGCCTGTTGGGTTTTGAGGACACACAAAAAGTTAACTAGAGATCGTCTGTGTGgcgtctgtgttttcagttgttaCGTAGTCAGTCAGTATTTTGGCAAAACCTCCGTggagaaaacaaagtaaaactccCAGTGATCTCTACAACAAGGTGATTGGACAGTTCAAGTCAGGGGAACGATGCAAGAAGATGGTCGTATCACTGAGCATCGCTTGATGTCTAGTTAAATTATGTAAGACGAATATCGAGCTGTGAACCAGCTACAAAAAGAGACTGTGCTTTGATTTTCCATCCCGTCTTCTCTCTTCAGCTTCTGTCTGAAAGGAGAGGGTGTGGACGGCAGCTGCCCCGCTGTGATCGACTACACGCCTTACCTGAAGTTCACTCAGAGGTATTCAAATAATTTTCCTCATCGCACAGTTCGTCATCAGAGTATTGTCAGCAGTTCGGTTCAGCCAGTAATGTTCAATAAACAGGTAACGTTTACAGGCAGGTTGGAAACACATTCCcttatgttctttttttcccccccatgtcACAATGTTACGTTTTTGTCATATTTGGCAAGAAAATGCCTCATAAACCTGATCATGATGTTCAGGGGTCATGTTCAGTTGAATGACAGAGCTGTTGTTGACCAAAATTTCTTTTGGTAAGAACAATATAACACACCAGCGCTATTGTTCTCGCAAGTTCTTTAGACATTATGCTTAACttgccatatccactgcccgCCACTCAGTCTCCAAACAACTTGAAAATAGCAGCAGCTTTGCAGGATGTTTACGTCGGCATCTAAAGCAGATGTGTTGAAAAATCTACGAAAAGCAAgacttcatcttctttttcataTCATCAGATGTGTAATAGTTTGCTTGTTCCTTGTGCAGCGCGGACAGCATCAGCAGCgacgaggaggagatgaggacgATGGGGAGCAGCGGCAGCGAGAGCAGCACCCCCGACAAAATGGCCACCGCCGCCTCCATCTTCACCGAGCAGAGCAACTTGGTCACCAAGTGCAAACGCTTTGAGCAGAAGTATCGCATGGCCCTGGAGCAGAAGGTAgcacctcagtgtgtgtgtgtgtgtgtgtgtgactttgctGTTATTTTGGGATAAACAAATTGTATGCTAATATATGCCAGTGTGACATTTTCCTTGATGTCTGCATGGCAATTAGAGGCTGGAACTGTGAATTGCTGGGAGGAAATGCCAGGTATTTCTCACATTATACAGCCTCTGTGATGATTGTTCCCTCTGTGGCACATTCACGGCTGCCTCTTCTCTCTGGTTATTTAATTTGCTGTGAGCCAAAACAAAGATTTCAGTTGTGCAATTCAAACAGCAGCGCCTTGAcggcagcaaacaaacaaatgggaaaaacagcagaggatgtgTGTGCTCTGTCCGTGTGTTTTGTCTCAGGGTTACCTGGAAGAGCTGGTCCGTCTCCGAGAAGCCCAGCTGTCAGAGGCTGTATCTCATAACAAAGCCCTTCAGCAGAGCctggcagacacacacctctcccACTCCCTGGAGAAAGAACAGCTTGAGTACATCGTACTGGAGCTGCAGGACCAACTGTAAGTTCAGGAccgaccgtgtgtgtgtgtgtgcgtgtttgtttgtcaggGAGTGCATGTGGGGTCGCCGATGATAAGGTGGAGAGGTCTTTGCAGCAGACCCAGCTGTGAATTTGACATTCAGGGCACAGCAAGAAGCCTGGAGATTGCAGGTGgtttgttatttgtgtgttgtcGAAATCAATCGCAGTCAGCGCCGCTTTTAGCCACGCGGTCGAGCTGCATCAGCGTTGTGTCTCTCCATTAAGTTTAATTTACGCTCCATGCGCCAATCAGTGAGAAAATGCCTTTTCTCGGTTTCGATCACTTATTCAGAGTTGGCCACGAGGTCTGTCG includes:
- the rundc3b gene encoding RUN domain-containing protein 3B isoform X4, coding for MASLGVGLHLIRKRGAGRSAAVERRNLLTVCRFSVKTLLDRSCFETIDDSSPEFVNFVSILEHILSHRLKGQTTWFGYESPRSFWDYIKTACSKVPHNCIRSIESMENVRSSRAKGRAWIRVVLMEKRLSEYISSALRDFKMTRRFYEDGAIMLGEEAGLLADTLIGLNTIDFSFCLKGEGVDGSCPAVIDYTPYLKFTQSADSISSDEEEMRTMGSSGSESSTPDKMATAASIFTEQSNLVTKCKRFEQKYRMALEQKGYLEELVRLREAQLSEAVSHNKALQQSLADTHLSHSLEKEQLEYIVLELQDQLKSFQSLEQLSADMSLSQTSLEPSHTLSLEARPGPHWPHQGKEETPSLRGLCGSLTSVASYKSLAILKSSECLASPATEISSPGVTPS
- the rundc3b gene encoding RUN domain-containing protein 3B isoform X2, translated to MASLGVGLHLIRKRGAGRSAAVERRNLLTVCRFSVKTLLDRSCFETIDDSSPEFVNFVSILEHILSHRLKGQTTWFGYESPRSFWDYIKTACSKVPHNCIRSIESMENVRSSRAKGRAWIRVVLMEKRLSEYISSALRDFKMTRFYEDGAIMLGEEAGLLADTLIGLNTIDFSFCLKGEGVDGSCPAVIDYTPYLKFTQSADSISSDEEEMRTMGSSGSESSTPDKMATAASIFTEQSNLVTKCKRFEQKYRMALEQKGYLEELVRLREAQLSEAVSHNKALQQSLADTHLSHSLEKEQLEYIVLELQDQLTVLKNNDLRSRQELTAHLTNQWPSPVALDANAVALDTLLYRKSVGGQWEEKSFQSLEQLSADMSLSQTSLEPSHTLSLEARPGPHWPHQGKEETPSLRGLCGSLTSVASYKSLAILKSSECLASPATEISSPGVTPS
- the rundc3b gene encoding RUN domain-containing protein 3B isoform X3 translates to MASLGVGLHLIRKRGAGRSAAVERRNLLTVCRFSVKTLLDRSCFETIDDSSPEFVNFVSILEHILSHRLKGQTTWFGYESPRSFWDYIKTACSKVPHNCIRSIESMENVRSSRAKGRAWIRVVLMEKRLSEYISSALRDFKMTRRFYEDGAIMLGEEAGLLADTLIGLNTIDFSFCLKGEGVDGSCPAVIDYTPYLKFTQSADSISSDEEEMRTMGSSGSESSTPDKMATAASIFTEQSNLVTKCKRFEQKYRMALEQKGYLEELVRLREAQLSEAVSHNKALQQSLADTHLSHSLEKEQLEYIVLELQDQLTVLKNNDLRSRQELTAHLTNQWPSPVALDANAVALDTLLYRKSVGGQWEEYVDELTSSSFQEEFPESGAALCRHEPLPDVSRTITHTESGGQTGATLAPPR
- the rundc3b gene encoding RUN domain-containing protein 3B isoform X1, with amino-acid sequence MASLGVGLHLIRKRGAGRSAAVERRNLLTVCRFSVKTLLDRSCFETIDDSSPEFVNFVSILEHILSHRLKGQTTWFGYESPRSFWDYIKTACSKVPHNCIRSIESMENVRSSRAKGRAWIRVVLMEKRLSEYISSALRDFKMTRRFYEDGAIMLGEEAGLLADTLIGLNTIDFSFCLKGEGVDGSCPAVIDYTPYLKFTQSADSISSDEEEMRTMGSSGSESSTPDKMATAASIFTEQSNLVTKCKRFEQKYRMALEQKGYLEELVRLREAQLSEAVSHNKALQQSLADTHLSHSLEKEQLEYIVLELQDQLTVLKNNDLRSRQELTAHLTNQWPSPVALDANAVALDTLLYRKSVGGQWEEKSFQSLEQLSADMSLSQTSLEPSHTLSLEARPGPHWPHQGKEETPSLRGLCGSLTSVASYKSLAILKSSECLASPATEISSPGVTPS